Proteins encoded within one genomic window of Deltaproteobacteria bacterium:
- a CDS encoding UbiD family decarboxylase, which produces MHYRDLRGWLEGVDSFGELRVVEGADWNQELGAVAEVAAQSNPPPAVLFDKIKDYPAGRRVLTGIHNPTLKRQCLTNHLPLNYSRDQFIDAWKKRLDMPTLIPPRVVDSGPVMENVFEGKDIDLLSLPVPHWHEGDGGRYIGSLDATISRDLDDGWINVGCYRVMVHDKDTLALYMSPGHHGHIHRQKYFDKGQPFPVAISFGPDPLLWFFGQMEVPAGESEYDYAGGVRGEAYEVIVGKHTGLPIPAYSEIVIEGEVIPGTSIPEGPFGEFTGYYAGGLRAEPMLKVKRLMYRNDPIITGAPPFKPAPGAENNLIRAAYIWNYLDKAGVPDVRSVAYHQTRLLVALSIKQRYPGHARQAALIASQCRAAALLTRYVIVVDDDIDIWDTNELLWALCTRTDPAKDIEIIRRCWSNPIDPIIPPSERGFQSRGIIDACRPYEWINEFPKVSGASAELKKQVTEKFGASLAGKK; this is translated from the coding sequence ATGCACTATCGTGATTTGCGCGGCTGGTTGGAAGGCGTCGACTCGTTCGGCGAGTTGCGCGTTGTCGAAGGGGCGGACTGGAATCAAGAACTCGGCGCCGTTGCCGAAGTCGCGGCGCAGTCCAATCCGCCGCCGGCGGTATTGTTCGACAAGATCAAAGATTACCCCGCCGGCCGGCGCGTTCTCACCGGCATTCACAACCCAACGCTCAAACGCCAATGCTTGACTAATCATCTACCGCTCAACTACAGCCGCGATCAATTCATCGATGCCTGGAAAAAACGCTTGGACATGCCGACGTTGATACCGCCTCGGGTCGTCGACTCCGGGCCGGTCATGGAAAACGTTTTCGAAGGTAAAGATATCGATTTACTTTCCTTACCGGTGCCGCACTGGCATGAAGGCGACGGCGGCCGCTACATCGGTTCGCTGGACGCGACTATCAGCCGCGATCTCGACGACGGTTGGATCAATGTCGGTTGCTATCGCGTCATGGTGCATGACAAGGACACGTTGGCGCTTTACATGTCGCCGGGCCATCACGGCCACATTCATCGGCAAAAATATTTCGACAAGGGCCAGCCGTTCCCGGTCGCGATTAGCTTCGGTCCCGATCCGCTCTTGTGGTTCTTCGGCCAAATGGAAGTTCCCGCCGGTGAGTCTGAATACGATTACGCCGGCGGCGTGCGCGGCGAAGCCTATGAAGTGATTGTCGGTAAACACACCGGACTGCCGATCCCAGCGTATTCGGAAATCGTCATCGAAGGCGAAGTGATTCCCGGCACGTCGATACCCGAAGGGCCGTTCGGCGAATTCACCGGATATTACGCCGGCGGCTTGCGCGCCGAGCCGATGCTCAAAGTGAAGCGTTTGATGTATCGCAACGATCCGATCATCACCGGCGCGCCGCCGTTCAAACCGGCGCCGGGGGCGGAAAATAATTTGATCCGCGCTGCCTATATCTGGAATTACTTGGACAAGGCGGGCGTGCCGGACGTGCGCAGCGTCGCCTATCATCAGACGCGCTTGCTGGTCGCGCTGTCGATCAAGCAGCGCTATCCCGGCCACGCGCGCCAAGCGGCGCTGATCGCGTCGCAGTGCCGCGCCGCGGCGCTGCTCACGCGCTACGTGATCGTGGTCGACGACGATATCGACATCTGGGACACCAACGAACTGCTCTGGGCGCTGTGCACGCGCACCGATCCGGCCAAGGACATCGAAATCATCCGGCGCTGCTGGAGTAACCCCATCGATCCGATCATTCCGCCGAGCGAGCGCGGCTTTCAATCGCGCGGCATCATCGATGCTTGTCGCCCCTACGAATGGATCAACGAATTCCCCAAAGTTTCGGGCGCGAGCGCCGAGTTGAAAAAACAAGTGACGGAAAAATTTGGCGCGAGTTTGGCGGGGAAGAAATAA